The Carassius gibelio isolate Cgi1373 ecotype wild population from Czech Republic chromosome B5, carGib1.2-hapl.c, whole genome shotgun sequence genome segment tttattttttgttttacaatctGTTTGTGCCTCATAAACTGTCACATTATGAAAatgtaaagataaaataaaataaatgaagaaaggatcttccctctctttttttctctatcTTTAATGTTGTTCCAGGAGCAACACTGATGTTGATTCAGGTACATATATCACACTAAACCTCCTGCTACTCTTGAGAACAATATAAGCAGGATGTCCACAGTGCTGTCAATAGTGTGATCAATCCCAGCTGCAGGCATGCAGACAGGTCCCTGCTGTGATCAGCTTCAGCCTTTGATTAGGTTACAAGGCTATTTTATGACGGTCATTTTGGCACAGCTTGACATCGTGTCCTCTGACCCCTGCCACTATGGTGACACCTGTTGTGAGACAAGCACATTTTGCTTAAAAGGGGGAGATTGTAACCTGGGTCTTGACTTTGAAAGGAGAATCTTATTAATATTGAGATTGTAACCTGGGTGTTTACTTTGAAAGGAGTCAGCTTCCAGTGTCATCcgcttccagctatttttagctgtacaaaactgCTCGTTTTTCCATAATATTGCAAACTGTTGTGTCTTacctaattattttatattatattaatttaatgcatcaatTATGAATACACTGGTTTGTAATGCAAACAGTTTTAGTTaactgcactttgttattcttctcaGTGTTAGTATTGGCTAGAATCAATCCAGCAAAAAACATAAGCTaacaacaaattacattttataccAATTAGATTGTGTTTGATTGACCTCTACACCTACAacttacaataatgcaaaaacagtaattatttttatacacTGAGGGGGAAAATTATGCTATACTGATGTGCCAGAAGTCTCTCACATTCAcagaaatgtatatgtaaatgtaaatgtaaatgtaaatgtatttatttattgtgcttgTCTGTGCGTAACCTATCAAgttattagcttagcaacatgctaacatgaGACACTTTGTGCAGCACATGAGTGACTCTTAATGGAGCATCAGTCACTTTTGAGGCTGTTTTTGGGTCAGAATGATGCTGCTTTTGAAGGACATGAGACACCAAGAGAGCTCACAAGATTTAGGAGCATAGCTGGAGAGGTAATAACAGCCCATAGCCCATTAGTGACACACTTGTTGGATCTGTTGAAAGGCTTTTGGCAACAGCTTCAGTCAATCTGTACTCTTGCCCAATGTAACAGATTTAGCCAATCAGTGCTCCTTCCTGTCCGTCTGCCAGACCTGTCTCAGGTTTCAAAccggacgcacacacacacatacaaagtgTCTCTGGGCACTCATTTCAGCTCTCTAAGAATAGTCTCCAGTGTTTATTTAAGAAGTGGACACACACATAGCACCATTTCTTTATATCATTCATGTTAACATGAGAATGTGTGGATAGTACATTCATACAGTACTAGTTCTCTGGTTGTACAATTTTTAAACAGGCCATAGACACACTGTAAACACCTGGTAAAGACATTCAGCCAAGTCTAGCTGATGAAACTGTTGTAAGCTGTTGACTTGTAAAATGTGATTAATGTTGccactgaaaaaatataaattagttTTCCTCCAGTAAGTCTGCCCCTTAAAAACCTCACAAGTTTCAAACATTCACATTTTACCCGTAAGTCTCCTTTAATTCATTTTAAGTGATCATCCTTATGAAAGACCTTCTCCGCCATACAcattagaaaaaaatacatattttagtttatcatGATTATGACATATAGTGTTGAAATTCTGGGGAAAAAAATGAGATCAGATCATAATTTTGGAAATCAAAATGtcgaaattataataattttttttattatgtagaaATTTGTCATAATGACTcctaatttcaactttttatgcCATGATTTGTATTTCATAATTTCATTTATGAcatcattttgactttttatgtcataattatgacttaatgTATCATAATCTCTACTTTTTGACTTACCAATTAGGATTTATCAAAGCAAAGCTTCCATATGATTTTAGTTTATGATTCAATCATCAATCTTTTCGATTAATGATCAAGTTATTGCAATGTTCCCACAAAATGAATTCAAGTAAAGCATCACACCAGTTTACATTCGGACTCCCTGATTCTGATGTCATTCTTAATGACACTAATATTCTTGTCATGCGCTCAGAGTCTAGTTGGAGTCTTGTTTGTGTCTGGTCAGATTTTGAGGTCATCCATCCTGGTCTTGTTGTTGCTGTATCGACTTGAATAGCTGGGCCTGCGCTGCTGGCTTGGTGATCCGGGGACAGAATtagttttgttgattttgaaatCTGCAGCATCCGGTTTCCCGCTGCGCTCTACAGCCATGTTCTCGCGGTTCTGCTTATAAGCGGAGCGGCTGCTGTTTTGCGGGAAGGTTCCGTCGGGTTCTGAGAGGTTGAAGTGTGGCTCTGTGGGAAAAGGTGCCGGAGGCGGTGCGTGAGGTGGAAAATACGGGTAGTTTGGCACAAACGGAACCACCACATCCTCACTAGGTGCTTTAGATTCAGTGTCGCAGACAGAATGAGAGCGCCTGTATCGAAGACCCTGGTGGCATTTAGTGAAACCCAGGTGGTACATCTCCACCAGGTTGAGCAGCAGAGAAACACAGGCCACTGCCAGCATAAATATGATGAAGATGGTTTTTTCTGTAGGTCGTGAGATGTAGCAGTTGACGGTGTTGGGACAGGGCCATCTGTTGCAGGTATACAGTGGCTTGAGTTCGAATCCGTACAGGAAGTACTGTGCCACAATGAAGCCCACCTCAAACAGTGTTTTGAAGATGATGTTGAAGACATACGTGCGTAACAAGACTCCCTGCAGACGGATCTTCCCCTGTTCGTCACGTATGGGACCTCTTCCAGATTTGGTGTTCAAAAGTGCCTGTTTGTCCGTCCCGCCTGCTTCGTTGTGTTTTGGTTTCTTCTCCATGCGCACCAGGTGCAGGATGTGGCCCAGGTAGATCAGTGTCGGAGTGGAGACGAAGATGATCTGAAGCACCCAGAATCGGATGTGAGAGATCGGGAAGGTTATATCGTAGCATACGTTCTGGCAACCAGGTTGTTTGGTGTCACAGGTGAAACCGGACTGCTCATCGCCCCAAACCTTCTCTGCGGCAGCACCGAGCACCAAGATCCGGAAGATGAAGAGTACGGTGAGCCAGACTTTGCCCACCACCGTGGAGTGTTCCTGGGCACTTTCCAAAAGCTTCCCAAGCGAGCTCCAGTCTCCCATTACTGTTGCGTGCCCACctgcaaatgcacacacaaatacagagatACAGCAATTGTAATTAAGCTGATAACCAGTAATGGCCAATAATCACTAAATGGCAAATGTGAAAATTCTACATTACTTAGTCTGAATAATAATCGGCAAaggttttcttaataaaaaaataagggaAATGAATAAGCACAATCCAGTAAGCCTTACAATACTTTCCTACAAAAATGTGTACACTTATATATTAACTTTTTCTTACATTTAGGTCCAAAAAGAAAAGGTCCAGCATGTATTATGTCAACTTAGTCAACTAAATGTGGACGTTCTGTAGACATGtatacatataattaaaataccATAACCTAACCATAGCAGAAAACCttcatttttgcaaaaaaaattaactaaaaaattaattacattttgtcaGATTTAGATCAATCCTCAAAAAAGTttccccaaaatatggttaagtatTTTCATAGGCACACAGATACAtgctaacacacacatatattattagAGGGGTGGGTTGAAGGTTCTTTGTCATATTTGAAGGATGTGTGTAGTCATATGGCCCTGAGGTTTCACTGACATGTCTTCATGCCTGAGCATGACCTGAAACAGGTGGACATACTCGAcccctgcagacacacacacacacaaggatctTGCAACACACTTCATACTTTCTGTACATACTGTCTGTTAACAGATTATCTTAAACTTTTCAAACGTTTTAATGCTATGATGCTACCCTTGTGAATGGGGCagctatatattttatgtatagagtgaaaaaaaaatcataaatatgtcTCATATTTTACCTGAAAATGTCTACTATACAGATaatatctaattcaaaatatttactcTGTATTAAGTTGACACTGACATTTTTTATATCTTACTTGTGAACAAAACAATTAgtgatttgattaaataattttctaatgaTTTTCTGTATGgaaaactatttatatataactttatttatatatatatatatatatatattaactttatttatatatattttttatggaattaatttattttgtgttgcatGTCTCTTTGAACAATTGTGGATCTTGTCCCTGGACCTTAGTTTGAAAACCTTGGCCTTTATGAACATAGACTCCAATAATAAAATTCACCATTATATATGAACCTAGAAGCCTCTCAGTTGAGCTACTATGTTTGTTTCACACTGAGCAACACACATACACTCTGTGAAGAACATCAAACAAGGATTTCTGAACTAAAATATACATCCTTTCTCAGATCATCAACCAGACACACTGTGATTAGtcattcacaaataaatacatacacagtgATTAATCGCATTAGTCATAATACTAAATCTAGGATCCTTTTTGCTTCCAAAAATCTGATGCATCTGGCAATATTTCTGCCATTATTCAGCCATATCTTTACATATAAATCCATGGATTGATTAATGCTTGCAAATGAAAGGAATCAAAGACTGTTAAAAGTTAATACAAGACAGAGAAAAGTCTGAAAGGGTATTCAATTGTTTCATCAGTTTGTGTATCGGTCCGTCTGTATGTGTACAAAGGGACTGTGTGAGAGACGGTTAATTCTATAGCTTGAGACTCACCTTTCTTCAAAGTCCCGAGTTAGAATGATCCCCTCACACATAAAGAGTAATAAGTCTACAGGTCTGTACACAGTGCTATACTTCTTCTGTCATACATACACTCTCTTCTGTACTCCAACACTCGCTCAAACAGAAAGAGAGAACTGACCCATACAAAtacactgtatatgtgtgtgtgtgcgtgtgttgggGTTAATTTTGGCAGGGAACACAATCCCTAGGGAGAATTTTGGAGAGTGTACCACCTGCCTTTTTTCTCAGAGCCTCTGGGATAAGTGACAGCTGTCAGGACCAATGGCAGAGCTCACAGGAAACAGTCAGCCAGGCACATACATTCCTCCCTTTGAAGGAAAGCAAATGAAACATAGtctctttttgtctttctgtttttgttttttccttttttaaagcaCCAGATGGAGAACAAACAGAAGCTAAAGACGAAAAGGTAGACAGGAGGCAAGACTGTGTCCCTCTGCTTGTATTTGATATGTATGCTATAATGGTCAGAGGTGATGGAGGACAGGGAATTTTTACATTCTCGAAGACCAGGTAAACTGGCCTGGCTGTTGACAGAAGACCCATGACTCAAAACTCAAAGATTTTCTCAAAATATTCAATTCATTTTTCTGATTAGGTAATAAATGTATATAGGCTGttatattattatactgtatatcattgaatgtttattgtttatttaactgaaatCACATGGGATGCATCTGAAAGAACAGCATtggttatttgtgtgtgtgtgtgtgtgtgtgtgtgtgtgtgtgtgtgtgtgtgtgtgtgtgtgtgtgtgtgtgtgtgtgtgtgtgtgtgtgtgtgtgtgtgtgtgtgtgattagtaatgtaataaatattcaataattaTGCCACTGAACCTGGTGACCACTGTGGCAAAAGTGGGTCAGTCcaaattttactaaataaatacgaTAAGTAATTTCAACAGCAgattattaaaacagatgtcctaTTGTAACATCAAAAGTACTTTATCAAAAAAGTATCATCATTATGTCCATGAACAGAACATTACAAATGCTGATCATGACCTTGCAATAATGGATAAAAAATGTAGTCACTGTGGTTTTTGAAGACTTGATCTTTTGGAGCTCTAGCGCCCCCTAGATGTAATACCCTGTACAGACccacaagtaaaataaaaataaatctcgaAATTTTATATAGGGAAAGTATAAGCTACTTGTGCATTCGAGACTACatataataattactttaaaacatttgtttgacACACAagagttttaaaataatacaaaaacaatgtcTGAATTCGTATCTGAATTTCGATATACTTGGCAACACAACTTGTGGAGATGTTTATGATACAATAGCAATTATAAACCTGATAGTGCTGACAGTTTCTGGATGCTCTTGTGTAAGTTAAACTGTGCTTTATCATAAATTAGCTGCTATCTGCAGTGGCTCTTAACAGTTTTGTCTGAGACAGTTTGATGGCCTTCCTGAGCAAGCTTatgttgtaataaaataaagaagtCAGATTAATGTTGTACGTCtttattttttagtgttttaGCATTTTCAATTAAGATTATGTTAATATAAGTACATTTAAAGGATTTTTGGAACCCAGTTTGGGGAGGCCCCCTGATCTACAAGATAAAGTACAGCTGAAGAATAAATTGGAACATCTTTcccatttgcaaaacaaaatgtgttaaatCCAATCTTTTTcatcaaatattacatttttaattgcattgttTTTAGGGACAATATGAGTATATCATTTCATACAGCAGTGTGAATTTATTTCAATATTGCTCTAAAATTGTGTGGAGTAATATTATgtacacattttaaaaagtgttctgagttataaaattttaaaaacacGATCAATGACTTTAGCCCTCATTAACATTAAGTATTTTTGTGAAATAGCCTATGTAGGTTTCGGAGAGTGAGAGGACCAGCGCTTCTAAAGGGAGAACAGTTTCTGAGAGATCCAGGCCCCCACTGGGGAATCCTTGGAGTTATTGAGATGACGACTTGTTGCCCTTGCCACAAGAAAGACGATTTCTGCGATGTTGAGCAGGATGCAGATGCCGGACACAGCAAGCATGAATATAGTGAACACTGTTTTCTCTGTCGGTCGGGACACAAAGCAGTCGACTATGTTTGGGCAGGGGTACGAGTCACACTTTACCAACCGGAACATCTTGTATCCCGGGTAAATCATGTAGAACAGATACATAAATGCAGATTCGAATAACACACGGAACAGCAGACTGATCATATATGTCCACCAAAGGGCGCCAGTAATCTTCATCTTTTGGTTTTTTATCTGCTCTATGTCTTTTGGACTGGTGCGGCCAGCTTGCCGATACAACTTTTTGTCGATATGCCGACGATGTGCAATGTGCATGGTAACCAGCAGGGCGGGGGTAGAGACCATGATGAGCTGCAGCGCCCACAGTCGGATGTGAGAGATGGGGAAGAAATGGTCATAGCAGACACTGTTGCAGCCGGGCTGCTGGGTGTTGCAGATGAAGTGTGCTTTCTCATCGCCCCACACGCTCTCCGCCGCCACCACCAGAACCATGATCCGGAAAATGAAGAGGACAGACAGCCAAATCCGCCCAATGCCGGTAGAATGTCGGTTCACGCCGCTGATCACGGCATAAAAAGACGCCCAGTTCATTTTTGGTTCCAGATCTGGAAGACAGAGAAAAAGTCCACTGTTATTAgggaacacagacacacataacTCTATATAGGCTAGCTATCATTGTGAGGACATACACTGACACAATGCAATCTCTAGCTCCTTAAATCAGAACTAAGTGCCTCACCCAAACCTAACCTGATCCCTAAAACCAAGTCTTGACCTTCAAAGAGGCATTTGGAGGGCTCTCAGAAAGTGAGGAGTGGCCAAAATGTCCTTCCTCACTTTACAAGATTGTCCTCACTTTGATGTCTAAAACTCAAACTGGCCCTCACAATAAAAGCagtacaagtgcacacacacaaacacacacacacacaaggttagAACAAAAGTCGCTCTCAACCTAACGGAGGAGGCATCATACAGCGATCAGCTTGTTATCTgacatattttacaattattttacatatacacacactaccgTACAAAAATTGGGATCAGGAAGATTGggattcagcaaggacacattaaagaTCAAAAGTCACATgggttacatttaaaatgttaccgAAGATCTTTATTTccaataaatgcagttcttttgaactttatttccttcaaaaaaaaaaagaaaatcctaaaAAAGCATCAGTTTCCAcataaaaattaagcagcacaatagttttcaacattgatcattcGACTAATtgtattgagcaccaaatcagcgaaTTGATTTCTGAAAAGATCAAACTGAACGCTGCAATAATGGCTGCAATAAATTCACCACCAcattaataaatatgtttaaatatattaaaatagagacagttacattaaattgtaGTTATgattcacaatatcaaagtttttactatatttataatcaaacaaatgcaattttggTAAATGTAAGAGATGCCTTTAAAAACAAGACACACGGCAAGCAAAATATGCCTAAGCAAAAACATGCATAGACCCATATATCACATCAAAGTCTGGATTTAAGCCCTCTCATTACTGCTCAATAACCATTGTTATGTCATAATAAGAAACACATAATGACCACGTCTGATGCAATGCACAAATATAGATCTTAAAAACAATGCACAGCACAAGAATATAGTTATAATATGCCTTGACAATGgacttaaaaagtgttttttcatgACTGTATGCTACCTGAATTTACCTTGTATTAACAtgaaaatcatttacattttacaagaaaagcaAGTGCATGGACAAAATACAACCACATCTACAGCAGAAAACATCAGCAACCAGAGAAattgtgtgagagaaagagattcATGCAGTATTCAGCATTACCAGACTCCGCAGGTGGTGTTAGTGGCATGGGCAGAGCCCGTGTAGAGGGGTTCTGAGACCCGCCGTGtctccggtgtgtgtgtgtgtgtgtgtatgtgtgtgtgcttctgtCAGATGGAGTGCCTCCAGCTTGCAGCAACCATTTATGAAGGCACAGCCACCCATGTGACCGGCGAACTCAAAGCCAATGTCATTCTCCCATCACACAATGAAAGCGTAGGTTCAGTCACAGAACAAGAGTGTGCGCTTGAATGTGTGTATTTCTGTGATACGGGTCACAGGGTATCTTCCATTTTTGCCTTCTGCCTCagatttgtgtaatattaaatgCTCTGACCTCACAGGACTATGCagcagttttcttttttatatatatatacaagcacATTCATTATGAATTCTGATTTT includes the following:
- the gjb1a gene encoding connexin 27.5 isoform X2 produces the protein MNWASFYAVISGVNRHSTGIGRIWLSVLFIFRIMVLVVAAESVWGDEKAHFICNTQQPGCNSVCYDHFFPISHIRLWALQLIMVSTPALLVTMHIAHRRHIDKKLYRQAGRTSPKDIEQIKNQKMKITGALWWTYMISLLFRVLFESAFMYLFYMIYPGYKMFRLVKCDSYPCPNIVDCFVSRPTEKTVFTIFMLAVSGICILLNIAEIVFLVARATSRHLNNSKDSPVGAWISQKLFSL
- the gja2 gene encoding gap junction protein, alpha 2, encoding MGDWSSLGKLLESAQEHSTVVGKVWLTVLFIFRILVLGAAAEKVWGDEQSGFTCDTKQPGCQNVCYDITFPISHIRFWVLQIIFVSTPTLIYLGHILHLVRMEKKPKHNEAGGTDKQALLNTKSGRGPIRDEQGKIRLQGVLLRTYVFNIIFKTLFEVGFIVAQYFLYGFELKPLYTCNRWPCPNTVNCYISRPTEKTIFIIFMLAVACVSLLLNLVEMYHLGFTKCHQGLRYRRSHSVCDTESKAPSEDVVVPFVPNYPYFPPHAPPPAPFPTEPHFNLSEPDGTFPQNSSRSAYKQNRENMAVERSGKPDAADFKINKTNSVPGSPSQQRRPSYSSRYSNNKTRMDDLKI
- the gjb1a gene encoding connexin 27.5 isoform X1, with protein sequence MPLTPPAESDLEPKMNWASFYAVISGVNRHSTGIGRIWLSVLFIFRIMVLVVAAESVWGDEKAHFICNTQQPGCNSVCYDHFFPISHIRLWALQLIMVSTPALLVTMHIAHRRHIDKKLYRQAGRTSPKDIEQIKNQKMKITGALWWTYMISLLFRVLFESAFMYLFYMIYPGYKMFRLVKCDSYPCPNIVDCFVSRPTEKTVFTIFMLAVSGICILLNIAEIVFLVARATSRHLNNSKDSPVGAWISQKLFSL